From Stenotrophomonas maltophilia, a single genomic window includes:
- a CDS encoding DCL family protein — MPAKPISLGHMNFAKRGDAVKYLREMLYQYSLGDRVADGDAVILMAALEHHPGASEKIGSGVSHFSVRSADFGTRCFWVNRLDGTSEKFSITGSIHGR, encoded by the coding sequence AAAGCCAATTAGCCTTGGACATATGAATTTTGCGAAGAGAGGGGATGCTGTAAAGTATTTAAGGGAGATGCTTTATCAGTACAGTCTTGGTGATCGTGTTGCCGATGGTGACGCTGTGATTTTGATGGCGGCACTGGAACACCATCCAGGCGCATCCGAAAAAATTGGATCTGGCGTAAGCCATTTTTCCGTACGCAGTGCTGACTTCGGGACAAGATGCTTCTGGGTGAATAGGCTTGATGGCACCTCTGAGAAATTCTCCATCACGGGTTCGATTCATGGGAGGTGA